A window of the Candidatus Deferrimicrobium sp. genome harbors these coding sequences:
- the gatB gene encoding Asp-tRNA(Asn)/Glu-tRNA(Gln) amidotransferase subunit GatB produces the protein MAFETVIGLEVHAQLSTRSKIFCACSTAFGAAPNENTCPVCTGMPGVLPVLNRKAVEFTIRTALATSCSVQQRSVFARKNYFYPDLPKAYQISQYELPIALGGHIDIEVDGGTKRIGITRIHMEEDAGKLVHEGEFAGAQASLADLNRCSVPLMEIVSEPDMRTPEEGGAYLRRLHDTLVYLEVCDGNMEEGSFRCDANVSVRPAGQVEFGTKVELKNMNSFRNVEKALEYEIRRQVELIEDGGQVVQETRLWDANAGVTVSMRRKEEAHDYRYFPDPDLLPLIVDDSWVEELRGTIPEMPAEKIARLGRQYGIPRYDAGILASTRALADFFEASAAIYGGNPKTTANECIHWKDAVLAGTLSPETIAHAVEDRERGTISATASKKLVELVLSTGKPFRALRDEQGLTQVSDTASLDILVDKILAASPKEVEGYRAGKAGLLSFFVGQVMKESRGKANPKVVQEVLKKRLG, from the coding sequence ATGGCGTTCGAGACGGTCATCGGGCTGGAGGTCCACGCCCAGCTCTCCACGCGGAGCAAGATCTTCTGCGCCTGTTCCACGGCGTTCGGAGCCGCCCCCAACGAGAACACCTGCCCCGTGTGCACCGGCATGCCGGGGGTTCTCCCGGTGCTGAACCGCAAGGCGGTGGAATTCACGATCCGGACGGCGCTCGCCACCTCCTGCTCGGTGCAGCAAAGGAGCGTCTTCGCCCGGAAGAATTACTTCTACCCGGACCTCCCCAAGGCGTACCAGATCTCCCAGTACGAGCTGCCGATCGCCCTTGGCGGTCATATCGACATCGAGGTCGACGGGGGGACGAAGAGGATCGGGATCACGCGGATCCACATGGAGGAGGATGCCGGGAAGCTCGTCCACGAAGGGGAGTTTGCCGGTGCGCAGGCGTCGCTTGCGGATCTCAACCGATGCTCCGTCCCCCTGATGGAGATCGTCTCCGAGCCCGACATGCGCACGCCGGAGGAGGGAGGCGCGTACCTCCGGCGCCTGCACGACACCCTCGTCTATCTCGAGGTCTGCGACGGGAACATGGAAGAGGGGTCGTTCCGCTGCGACGCCAACGTCTCGGTTCGCCCGGCGGGGCAGGTGGAGTTCGGCACGAAGGTCGAGCTGAAAAACATGAACTCCTTCCGCAACGTCGAGAAGGCGCTCGAGTATGAAATCCGGAGGCAGGTCGAGCTGATCGAGGACGGAGGGCAGGTGGTGCAGGAGACGCGGCTTTGGGACGCGAACGCGGGCGTCACCGTGTCGATGCGCCGGAAGGAGGAGGCGCACGACTACCGGTACTTCCCCGACCCGGACCTGCTTCCGCTGATCGTGGACGATTCCTGGGTCGAGGAGCTGCGCGGAACGATCCCGGAGATGCCGGCGGAAAAAATCGCGCGGCTCGGGCGGCAGTACGGGATCCCGCGGTACGACGCGGGGATCCTTGCGTCGACCCGGGCGCTGGCGGATTTCTTCGAGGCGTCCGCCGCGATCTACGGAGGGAACCCGAAGACGACGGCAAACGAATGCATCCATTGGAAGGACGCCGTTCTCGCCGGAACGCTCTCCCCGGAGACGATCGCCCACGCGGTCGAGGATCGGGAGCGGGGGACGATCTCCGCCACCGCCTCCAAGAAACTCGTGGAGCTCGTCCTGTCGACCGGGAAGCCGTTCCGGGCGCTTCGGGACGAGCAGGGATTGACCCAGGTCTCCGACACCGCCTCGCTGGATATTCTCGTGGACAAGATTCTCGCGGCAAGTCCGAAAGAGGTCGAGGGGTACCGGGCCGGGAAGGCGGGGCTCCTCTCCTTTTTCGTCGGGCAGGTGATGAAGGAGAGCCGGGGGAAAGCCAACCCCAAGGTGGTTCAGGAGGTGTTGAAGAAGAGGCTCGGTTGA